Below is a genomic region from Sulfitobacter sp. OXR-159.
GGTAAAGCGCGTCGGCAGATCGGTACGGTTGGCCATCGCCTGATTGAGCGCGGTGCGGGCGCGCTGCACTTCGGTCAGCCCCTCTTGCAACCGCTGTGCCGCATCGGTCTGCAAGGCACGCAGGGTTTTGATGTCTTCGTAGTCTTGGCGCAGCGCATCGGCGCGGGCGTTGAGCGCGGGCGTCAATTCCGCCAGCAACATCCCGGCACGCGCAGTGCCCATCGGGCCATCGGGATGCAGCAGCACCACGGGCGATGGATCGCCCCCAATGCTTTGCAAGACACCAAGAAACTGCGCCACCTCCCCCTCACGCGCCTGAAGTTTGCGGCTTAGCTGCGCCTCGTTGATGGCCGCCTGCCGCAGCCCGGCGCGCATCGCCGCCAAACCGGCCTCGAACGCTTGAATGGTCTCGGTCAACGCCTGCACCCGGTCGCGCGCGCCATCGGCTTGATCAAGTTTGGACGACGCCGTCTCAAGCGCTGCCGACGCAGCACGCGCTTCTGCGGCGGCCTCTTCGGCTTGGGCCTGTGCCATCAAGGGCAAGCAGACGAATAAAAAAGCCGCGGCGAAATGCTTCATGTTAGCAGGCTTTTCCCGGTCATTTCTTTAGGCTGCGGCAGGCCCATCAGTTGCAATATCGTTGGTGCCAGATCGGCCAGCCGCCCGTCACGCAAGGCGGCCCCTTGGGGTGCGCCCACCGCCACCGCTGGCACGGGGTTGAGCGTATGCGCCGTATGCGCGCCGCCGGTCTCAGGGTCGATCATCACTTCGCAATTGCCGTGATCCGCCGTGACGATCATTGCGCCGCCTGCGGCTTCAAGCGCGCTTAGCACCCGGCCCAGCCCCGCATCTACCGCCTCACACGCCGCAATCGCCGCCGCCACATCGCCGGTATGTCCGACCATGTCGGGGTTGGCGTAATTCACCACGATCAAGTCATAGCCCGCCTCGATCGCCTGCACGAACTGATCCGTCACCTCGCCGCAGGACATCTCGGGCTGCATATCATAGGTCGCAACATCGGGCGACTTGGGCATGTTGCGGTCTTCGCCCGTCGCTGGGATTTCGACACCGCCATTAAGGAAAAAGGTCACATGCGGATATTTCTCGGTCTCGGCCAAGCGGAACTGCCGCAGCCCCTGCTGCGCCACCCAATCGCCCAATGTGTTCACGATATCGGGTTTGGGGTACATCGTGCTCATATACGCCGCGTGGTCTTTGGAATACTCCGCCATGCCCATCAGCACGGCCCAGTCGGGGCGCGGGCCAGTGTCATAGGCATCGAATGCAGGTGCTCCGAGGGCCGCCATGATTTCCCGCGCACGGTCAGCACGGAAGTTGAGGCAGAAAAGCCCGTCGCCAGTCGCAGCGCCTTTGTAGCCGTCGATTACCGTTGCGGCGACAAATTCATCGGTTTCGCCGCGGTCATAGGCTGATTGCACGGCCGTGAGGGCGTCTGGCGCTGAGCCACCCTCCCCGCGCAGAATAGCGGCAGAAGCCTTGGCCACGCGGTCCCAACGGGTGTCGCGGTCCAGCGCGAAATAGCGGCCTGTGACGGTGACAATACGCACGCCTTTGGGCAGCGCCTTTTCCAGCGCCGCGAAGTACCCAAGCGCCGAAGAGGGCGCGACATCACGCCCGTCTGTCACCGCATGGATCACCACCGGCACCCCTGCCGCATCAAGCGCACGGGCGGCGGCAACCATGTGATTGAGATGCCCATGCACACCACCGTCCGAGACAACGCCCATCAAATGCGCCGTACCGCCGGTCTCTTGCAGCTTAGTGATAAACGCGCGCAGCCGATCATTCTTGGCAAAACTTCCGTCTTCTATCGCCAGATCAATTTGCCCCAGATCCATCGCCACCACACGGCCCGCACCGATATTGGTATGGCCGACCTCGGAATTGCCCATCTGCCCGCGCGGCAGACCCACGTCGGGACCGTGGGTGATCAATTGCGCGCTTGGACCTGCCTGCATGATGCGATCAAAATTCGGCGTGTTCGCCAGTAGGGGCGCGTTGCCTTCTCGGGTCTCGCTCAGCCCCCAGCCGTCAAGAATGCACAATACCACAGGTTTCGGGACGCTCATCAGACT
It encodes:
- the gpmI gene encoding 2,3-bisphosphoglycerate-independent phosphoglycerate mutase produces the protein MSVPKPVVLCILDGWGLSETREGNAPLLANTPNFDRIMQAGPSAQLITHGPDVGLPRGQMGNSEVGHTNIGAGRVVAMDLGQIDLAIEDGSFAKNDRLRAFITKLQETGGTAHLMGVVSDGGVHGHLNHMVAAARALDAAGVPVVIHAVTDGRDVAPSSALGYFAALEKALPKGVRIVTVTGRYFALDRDTRWDRVAKASAAILRGEGGSAPDALTAVQSAYDRGETDEFVAATVIDGYKGAATGDGLFCLNFRADRAREIMAALGAPAFDAYDTGPRPDWAVLMGMAEYSKDHAAYMSTMYPKPDIVNTLGDWVAQQGLRQFRLAETEKYPHVTFFLNGGVEIPATGEDRNMPKSPDVATYDMQPEMSCGEVTDQFVQAIEAGYDLIVVNYANPDMVGHTGDVAAAIAACEAVDAGLGRVLSALEAAGGAMIVTADHGNCEVMIDPETGGAHTAHTLNPVPAVAVGAPQGAALRDGRLADLAPTILQLMGLPQPKEMTGKSLLT
- a CDS encoding peptidoglycan DD-metalloendopeptidase family protein translates to MKHFAAAFLFVCLPLMAQAQAEEAAAEARAASAALETASSKLDQADGARDRVQALTETIQAFEAGLAAMRAGLRQAAINEAQLSRKLQAREGEVAQFLGVLQSIGGDPSPVVLLHPDGPMGTARAGMLLAELTPALNARADALRQDYEDIKTLRALQTDAAQRLQEGLTEVQRARTALNQAMANRTDLPTRFTEDPVRTAILIASTETLDGFASGLSEITTGAEEPAPVNLDGQVGELPLPAQGLVLRKAGETDSAGVTRPGMILATRPRAIVTSPAASTIRYVGPLLDLGNVVILEPQVDTLFVLAGLDIVYGQAGQVIAGGTPIGLMGGPESGTSSQMSPIGEGTGTDRTETLYIEVRQDNTPQDPADWFRTDKDG